The following proteins come from a genomic window of Pseudomonas syringae:
- a CDS encoding universal stress protein, producing MPYKHVLVAIDLTDECDPVIRRASMLAKTSGAKLSIVHIVEPMAMAFGGDVPMDLSQLQQQQFDQAKEKLKQVQAKYKDLEVDEGESHLVYGQPRQEIHQLAKNQGCDVIVVGSHGRHGLALLLGSTTNDVVHGAPCDVLAVRLKKPE from the coding sequence ATGCCGTATAAACACGTTCTGGTTGCCATTGACCTCACCGATGAGTGTGACCCGGTCATCCGCCGCGCCAGCATGCTGGCAAAAACCAGCGGCGCGAAGTTGTCGATCGTGCATATCGTCGAGCCCATGGCCATGGCCTTCGGTGGCGACGTACCGATGGACCTTTCGCAACTGCAACAGCAGCAGTTCGATCAGGCCAAGGAAAAACTCAAGCAAGTGCAGGCCAAATACAAGGACCTGGAAGTCGACGAAGGCGAAAGCCATCTGGTCTACGGACAGCCACGTCAGGAAATCCATCAACTGGCCAAGAATCAGGGCTGCGACGTGATAGTCGTCGGCAGCCATGGTCGTCATGGCCTGGCATTGCTGCTTGGTTCAACCACCAACGACGTTGTGCATGGCGCCCCGTGCGATGTGCTGGCGGTCCGTCTCAAGAAGCCTGAATGA
- the psrA gene encoding transcriptional regulator PsrA has translation MAQSETVERILDAAEQLFAEKGFAETSLRLITSKASVNLAAVNYHFGSKKALIQAVFSRFLGPFCISLDRELERRQARPEHKPSLEELLEILVEQALVVQPRSNNDLSIFMRLLGLAFSQSQGHLRRYLEDMYGKVFRRYMTLVNEAAPRIPPIELFWRVHFMLGAAAFSMSGIKALRAIAETDFGVNTSIEQVMRLMVPFLAAGMRADTGVTDPGMIAAQLRPRTKSSSSTPAVAKA, from the coding sequence ATGGCCCAGTCGGAAACCGTTGAACGCATTCTCGATGCTGCGGAACAGCTGTTCGCAGAGAAAGGATTTGCTGAAACCTCTTTGCGTCTCATCACCAGCAAGGCTTCGGTCAATCTGGCTGCGGTGAACTATCACTTCGGCTCGAAAAAGGCGCTCATCCAGGCGGTTTTCTCGCGCTTTCTCGGTCCATTCTGCATCAGTCTCGATCGCGAGCTGGAGCGTCGGCAGGCCAGACCCGAGCACAAGCCGAGTCTTGAAGAGTTGCTGGAAATCCTTGTCGAGCAGGCGCTGGTCGTGCAGCCGCGCAGCAACAATGATCTGTCGATTTTCATGCGTTTGCTGGGACTGGCATTCAGCCAGAGCCAGGGCCACTTGCGTCGCTATCTGGAAGACATGTACGGCAAGGTGTTTCGTCGCTACATGACGCTGGTCAACGAAGCCGCCCCTCGTATCCCGCCTATCGAGCTGTTCTGGCGTGTGCATTTCATGCTCGGCGCTGCCGCGTTCAGCATGTCCGGTATCAAGGCCTTGCGGGCGATCGCCGAGACCGATTTTGGCGTCAACACGTCCATCGAACAGGTCATGCGCCTGATGGTGCCGTTTCTGGCTGCCGGTATGCGTGCCGACACCGGCGTTACCGATCCCGGCATGATCGCCGCCCAGCTCAGGCCGCGTACCAAAAGCAGCTCCAGCACGCCTGCGGTCGCCAAGGCCTGA
- a CDS encoding DUF6586 family protein: protein MARELYTRTNQKIYFAGLALEALGRAEQGQLVNSPALLQAERESALFHLYGALLGLCHEIAGYYRLPQASARRAEDVLTQDVLNSLAIPELAELVELAQHRHTWLAQLIAAYNALFEPPRAPRKPKGDVTQPMILAVNLDDEPESELGREELESWRQQLKGLAIRFREGLSEC from the coding sequence ATGGCTCGTGAACTCTATACCCGCACCAACCAGAAGATCTATTTCGCAGGGCTCGCGCTTGAAGCGCTGGGCAGGGCAGAGCAGGGGCAGTTGGTTAACTCTCCGGCGCTGCTGCAGGCCGAGCGTGAATCGGCATTGTTCCACCTGTACGGTGCGTTGCTGGGCCTGTGTCACGAAATCGCCGGGTACTACCGCCTGCCTCAGGCGAGCGCGCGTCGTGCCGAAGACGTACTGACACAAGACGTGTTGAACAGCCTGGCGATTCCCGAACTGGCTGAGCTGGTCGAGCTTGCCCAGCATCGTCATACCTGGCTGGCGCAACTGATTGCAGCCTACAACGCGCTTTTCGAGCCGCCGCGAGCGCCCAGAAAGCCAAAGGGTGATGTTACCCAGCCAATGATTCTGGCGGTGAACCTGGACGACGAGCCGGAGTCTGAACTGGGACGTGAAGAGCTGGAAAGTTGGCGCCAACAGTTGAAAGGGTTGGCGATTCGCTTTCGCGAAGGCTTGAGCGAGTGCTGA
- the topA gene encoding type I DNA topoisomerase, which translates to MGKSLVIVESPAKAKTINKYLGNQYVVKSSIGHIRDLPTSGSASAAKDPAAKRGKAAAGEGPVLTPKEKAQRQLVSRMGVDPEHGWKAKYEILPGKEKVIEELRKLAKDADTIYLATDLDREGEAIAWHLREAIGGDDSRYKRVVFNEITKKAIQEAFSRPGELDIARVNAQQARRFLDRVVGYMVSPLLWQKVARGLSAGRVQSVAVKLVVEREREIRAFNPEEYWEIHADLGTAKGANVRFEVAREKGEAFKPLNEAQAMAALEKLKASSYSIVKREDKPTSSKPSAPFITSTLQQAASNRLGYGVKKTMMMAQRLYEAGYITYMRTDSTNLSSDAVSMARDYIESEFGKKYLPEAPNVYSSKEGAQEAHEAIRPSDVNTHPSKLTGMERDAERLYELIWRQFVACQMLPAQYLSTTVTVAASDFELRAKGRILKFDGYTRALPQMAKPGDDDVLPDMAQGEVLKLNTLDPSQHFTKPPARYSEASLVKEMEKRGIGRPSTYAAIISTIQDRGYVALHNRRFYSEKMGDIVTGRLSESFSNLMDYGFTAGMEENLDDVAKGQRDWKNVLDEFYGDFRKKLEVAEAPDSGMRANQPVMTDIPCKVCGRPMQIRTASTGVFLGCSGYSLPPKERCKATVNLTPGDEIADDDEGESESRVLRGKHRCPICSTAMDAYLLDEKHKLHICGNNPDCTGYEIEEGTYRIKGYEGPSLECDKCGSEMQLKTGRFGKFFGCTNAECKNTRKLLKSGDAAPPKMDPVKMPELKCDKVDDTYILRDGASGLFLAASQFPKNRETRAPLVMEIAPHKDEIDPKYHFLCEAPKKDPDGRPTVIRYSRKTKEQYVQTEVEGKPTGWRAFYDGSAWKVEDKR; encoded by the coding sequence ATGGGCAAATCGCTGGTCATCGTGGAATCCCCGGCTAAGGCCAAGACCATCAACAAGTATTTGGGCAACCAGTACGTGGTGAAGTCGAGTATCGGCCATATCCGAGACCTGCCCACCAGCGGTTCGGCTAGTGCTGCCAAAGATCCTGCCGCCAAGCGTGGCAAGGCCGCTGCGGGCGAGGGCCCGGTACTGACGCCGAAAGAAAAGGCTCAGCGCCAGCTGGTATCGCGCATGGGAGTCGATCCGGAACATGGCTGGAAAGCCAAATACGAGATCCTTCCAGGCAAGGAAAAGGTCATCGAAGAGCTGCGCAAGCTCGCCAAGGATGCTGACACCATCTATCTCGCGACGGACTTGGACCGCGAAGGGGAAGCCATTGCCTGGCACCTGCGCGAAGCCATCGGTGGCGATGACAGCCGCTACAAGCGCGTGGTGTTCAACGAAATCACCAAGAAAGCCATTCAGGAAGCATTTTCCCGGCCGGGCGAGCTGGACATTGCACGGGTCAACGCTCAACAGGCGCGTCGCTTCCTCGACCGCGTTGTGGGCTACATGGTGTCGCCACTGCTCTGGCAGAAGGTTGCCCGTGGTCTGTCCGCCGGACGTGTGCAGTCGGTGGCCGTGAAGCTGGTGGTCGAACGCGAGCGCGAGATTCGTGCCTTCAACCCCGAAGAGTATTGGGAAATCCATGCTGATCTGGGCACGGCCAAGGGCGCCAATGTGCGCTTCGAAGTCGCCAGAGAGAAGGGCGAAGCGTTCAAGCCGTTGAACGAAGCTCAGGCCATGGCGGCCCTGGAAAAGCTCAAGGCTTCCAGCTACAGCATCGTCAAGCGTGAAGACAAGCCGACCAGCAGCAAACCATCGGCTCCGTTCATAACGTCGACTTTGCAACAGGCAGCCAGCAACCGCCTTGGCTACGGCGTGAAAAAGACCATGATGATGGCTCAGCGCTTGTACGAAGCGGGCTACATCACCTACATGCGTACCGACTCGACGAACCTGTCGAGCGACGCAGTCAGCATGGCGCGCGACTACATCGAAAGCGAGTTCGGCAAGAAGTACCTGCCGGAAGCGCCGAACGTCTACAGCAGCAAGGAAGGCGCGCAAGAGGCGCACGAAGCGATCCGGCCTTCCGACGTCAACACTCACCCGTCCAAGCTGACCGGTATGGAGCGTGACGCCGAGCGCCTTTACGAACTCATCTGGCGTCAGTTTGTGGCCTGTCAGATGCTGCCGGCGCAATACCTGTCGACCACCGTCACCGTTGCCGCCAGCGATTTCGAATTGCGTGCCAAAGGCCGCATCCTGAAGTTTGACGGTTACACCCGTGCGCTGCCGCAGATGGCCAAGCCTGGCGATGACGACGTGCTGCCGGACATGGCGCAGGGCGAAGTACTGAAGCTGAACACGCTCGATCCGAGCCAGCACTTCACCAAGCCGCCTGCGCGTTACTCGGAAGCGAGCCTGGTCAAGGAAATGGAAAAACGCGGTATCGGTCGCCCGTCGACTTATGCGGCGATTATTTCGACCATCCAGGACCGTGGCTACGTGGCGCTGCATAACCGCCGCTTCTACTCGGAAAAGATGGGCGATATCGTCACCGGACGCCTGTCCGAGAGCTTCTCCAACCTGATGGACTACGGCTTTACCGCCGGGATGGAAGAAAACCTCGACGACGTGGCCAAAGGTCAGCGCGACTGGAAAAACGTACTCGATGAGTTCTACGGCGATTTCCGCAAAAAGCTGGAAGTAGCTGAAGCACCGGACAGCGGCATGCGCGCCAACCAGCCCGTGATGACCGACATTCCGTGCAAGGTGTGCGGCCGTCCGATGCAGATCCGTACCGCTTCGACAGGTGTGTTCCTCGGCTGCTCCGGCTACAGCCTGCCGCCCAAGGAGCGCTGCAAGGCGACCGTCAATCTCACCCCCGGCGACGAGATTGCCGATGACGATGAGGGTGAATCCGAGTCGCGAGTACTGCGCGGCAAGCATCGCTGCCCGATCTGCAGCACGGCGATGGATGCCTACCTGCTCGACGAGAAGCACAAGCTGCACATCTGCGGTAACAACCCCGATTGCACTGGCTACGAGATTGAAGAAGGGACTTATCGCATCAAGGGCTATGAAGGTCCGAGCCTTGAGTGCGACAAGTGCGGCAGCGAGATGCAGCTCAAGACCGGCCGCTTCGGCAAGTTCTTCGGCTGCACCAACGCGGAGTGCAAGAACACTCGCAAGCTGCTGAAAAGCGGTGATGCTGCACCACCGAAGATGGACCCGGTGAAAATGCCGGAGCTCAAGTGCGACAAGGTCGACGACACCTACATCCTGCGTGACGGCGCTTCGGGGCTGTTCCTGGCTGCCAGCCAGTTCCCGAAAAACCGCGAAACCCGCGCCCCGCTGGTCATGGAGATCGCGCCGCACAAGGATGAAATCGATCCCAAGTATCACTTCCTCTGCGAAGCGCCGAAGAAAGACCCGGACGGTCGCCCGACCGTCATCCGCTACAGTCGCAAGACCAAAGAGCAATACGTCCAGACTGAAGTGGAAGGCAAACCTACTGGCTGGCGTGCGTTCTACGACGGCAGTGCCTGGAAGGTTGAAGACAAGCGTTGA
- a CDS encoding DUF1653 domain-containing protein encodes MRLQPGLYRHYKGPQYRVFSVARHSETEEEVVFYQALYGDFGMWVRPLNMFLESVQVDGEQVPRFALVEAEPSLFSRT; translated from the coding sequence ATGCGATTGCAACCAGGGCTTTATCGCCACTATAAAGGCCCGCAGTACCGGGTTTTCAGTGTTGCCAGGCATTCCGAGACCGAAGAAGAAGTCGTGTTCTATCAGGCTTTGTACGGTGATTTCGGCATGTGGGTGCGCCCCTTGAACATGTTTCTCGAGTCGGTCCAGGTTGACGGGGAGCAGGTCCCGCGCTTTGCTCTGGTTGAGGCCGAACCGAGCCTGTTTTCCCGAACGTGA
- the nagZ gene encoding beta-N-acetylhexosaminidase produces the protein MSSGLQGSLMVDVAGTWLTSEDRQFLRQPEVGGLIIFARNIEHPRQVRELSASIRAIRPDLLLAVDQEGGRVQRLRQGFVRLPPMRAIADRPDAELLAEQCGWVMATEVLAVGLDLSFAPVLDLDYQRSAVVGTRSFEGDPERAALLAGAFIRGMNAAGMAATGKHFPGHGWAEADSHVAIPNDERSLEQIRANDLVPFARLSQQLAAVMPAHVIYPKVDAQPAGFSRRWLQDILRDELKFDGVIFSDDLSMAGAHVVGDAASRIEAALTAGCDMGLVCNDRAAAELALSAAQRMKVKPSPRIARMQGQATAGTEYRQHPRWLAALQALRAAQLID, from the coding sequence ATGAGTTCTGGCCTGCAAGGCTCCCTGATGGTCGACGTCGCCGGTACATGGCTGACCAGCGAAGACCGTCAGTTTCTGCGTCAGCCCGAAGTGGGCGGTCTGATCATCTTCGCCCGAAATATCGAGCATCCGCGTCAGGTGCGTGAGCTGAGCGCGTCGATTCGTGCCATTCGCCCGGACCTGCTGCTGGCCGTGGACCAGGAGGGCGGTCGTGTGCAGCGCCTGCGTCAGGGCTTTGTGCGCCTGCCGCCGATGCGCGCAATTGCCGACCGGCCTGATGCCGAATTGCTGGCCGAGCAGTGCGGCTGGGTGATGGCAACTGAAGTGCTGGCCGTCGGGCTGGACCTGAGTTTTGCTCCGGTACTGGATCTGGACTATCAGCGTAGCGCAGTCGTCGGGACGCGGTCGTTCGAGGGCGATCCCGAGCGTGCCGCCTTGCTGGCAGGTGCCTTTATTCGCGGCATGAACGCGGCGGGCATGGCGGCCACCGGCAAGCATTTCCCCGGGCATGGCTGGGCCGAGGCCGATTCTCACGTGGCCATCCCCAATGATGAGCGCAGCCTGGAGCAGATCCGCGCCAATGACCTGGTGCCGTTTGCGCGCTTGAGCCAGCAACTGGCGGCCGTGATGCCCGCCCATGTCATCTACCCGAAAGTCGACGCCCAGCCAGCCGGTTTTTCAAGGCGCTGGCTGCAGGACATCCTGCGCGACGAACTGAAATTCGACGGTGTTATCTTCAGTGACGATCTGTCGATGGCCGGTGCCCACGTGGTGGGTGATGCTGCCAGCCGGATCGAAGCTGCACTGACTGCCGGCTGTGACATGGGGCTGGTGTGTAACGACCGTGCGGCCGCAGAGCTGGCGCTCAGTGCGGCGCAACGCATGAAGGTCAAACCTTCGCCGCGTATCGCCCGCATGCAGGGTCAGGCAACGGCCGGCACTGAATATCGGCAACATCCGCGCTGGCTGGCTGCGCTACAGGCGCTGCGCGCTGCTCAACTGATCGATTAA
- the fadB gene encoding fatty acid oxidation complex subunit alpha FadB — MIYEGKAITVKALESGIVELNFDLKGESVNKFNRLTLNELRQAVDAIKADTSVKGVIVSSGKDSFIVGADITEFVDNFKLPEAELVAGNLEANRIFSDFEDLGVPTVVAINGIALGGGLEMCLAADYRVISSSARIGLPEVKLGLYPGFGGTVRLPRIIGADNAIEWIASGKENAAEDALKVGAVDAVVAPEKLQAAALDLIQRAISGEFDYKAKRQPKLDKLKLNAIEQMMAFETAKGFVAGQAGPNYPAPVEAIKTIQKAANFGRDKALEIEAAGFVKMAKTSAAHSLIGLFLNDQELKKKAKGYDQVARDVKQAAVLGAGIMGGGIAYQSAVKGTPILMKDIREEAIQLGLNEASKLLGGRLEKGRLTAAKMAEALNAIRPTLSYGDFGTVDLVVEAVVENPKVKQAVLAEVEANVGENTILASNTSTISISLLAKALKRPENFVGMHFFNPVHMMPLVEVIRGEKSSEEAVATTVAYAKKMGKNPIVVNDCPGFLVNRVLFPYFGGFARLVSAGVDFVRIDKVMEKFGWPMGPAYLMDVVGIDTGHHGRDVMAEGFPDRMKDDRRSAIDALYEGNRLGQKNGKGFYAYETDKKGKPKKVNDPAVLEVLKPIVYEQREVTDEDIVNWMMIPLCLETVRCLEDGIVETAAEADMGLIYGIGFPPFRGGALRYIDSIGVAEFVALADQYAELGALYQPTAKLREMAANGQSFFGQASSEV; from the coding sequence ATGATTTACGAAGGTAAAGCCATCACGGTTAAGGCTCTTGAAAGTGGCATCGTCGAATTGAATTTCGACCTCAAGGGTGAGTCCGTCAACAAGTTCAACCGCCTCACCCTCAATGAACTGCGCCAGGCGGTGGATGCCATCAAGGCAGACACGTCGGTCAAGGGCGTGATTGTCAGCAGTGGCAAGGATTCATTCATTGTCGGCGCCGACATCACCGAGTTCGTCGACAACTTCAAGTTGCCGGAAGCCGAACTGGTGGCGGGCAATCTTGAAGCCAACAGAATCTTCAGTGATTTCGAAGACCTTGGCGTACCTACTGTGGTCGCCATCAATGGCATCGCGCTGGGTGGCGGGCTGGAAATGTGCCTGGCCGCCGATTACCGCGTCATATCCAGCAGCGCGCGTATCGGCCTGCCTGAAGTCAAACTGGGTCTGTACCCGGGCTTCGGCGGCACCGTGCGTCTGCCACGCATCATCGGCGCTGATAACGCGATCGAATGGATCGCATCCGGCAAGGAAAACGCAGCAGAAGACGCTTTGAAAGTCGGTGCTGTCGATGCTGTGGTTGCACCTGAAAAACTCCAGGCAGCGGCACTTGACCTGATCCAGCGCGCCATTTCCGGCGAGTTCGATTACAAGGCCAAGCGCCAGCCAAAACTGGACAAGCTCAAGCTGAATGCCATCGAGCAGATGATGGCATTCGAGACCGCCAAGGGTTTTGTCGCAGGTCAGGCCGGGCCCAACTATCCAGCCCCTGTCGAAGCCATCAAGACCATCCAGAAAGCCGCCAACTTCGGCCGTGACAAGGCGCTGGAAATCGAAGCCGCCGGTTTCGTGAAAATGGCCAAAACCTCCGCCGCACACAGCCTGATCGGCCTGTTCCTGAACGATCAGGAGCTGAAGAAGAAAGCCAAGGGCTACGACCAGGTCGCCCGCGACGTGAAACAGGCAGCCGTACTGGGTGCCGGGATCATGGGCGGTGGCATTGCCTATCAGTCGGCGGTCAAAGGCACGCCGATCCTGATGAAGGACATCCGCGAAGAAGCCATCCAGCTGGGCCTGAACGAAGCCTCCAAGCTGTTGGGTGGTCGTCTGGAAAAAGGCCGTCTGACCGCTGCGAAGATGGCCGAAGCGCTAAACGCGATTCGTCCTACGCTGTCCTACGGCGATTTCGGCACTGTCGATCTGGTGGTTGAAGCGGTAGTAGAAAATCCGAAGGTCAAGCAGGCCGTGCTGGCTGAAGTCGAAGCCAACGTGGGTGAAAACACCATCCTCGCTTCCAACACCTCGACCATCTCGATCAGCCTGCTGGCCAAGGCCCTCAAGCGTCCGGAAAACTTCGTCGGCATGCACTTCTTCAATCCGGTGCACATGATGCCGCTGGTTGAAGTCATTCGTGGCGAGAAATCCAGCGAAGAAGCAGTCGCGACGACCGTTGCCTACGCCAAGAAAATGGGCAAGAACCCGATCGTGGTCAACGACTGCCCGGGCTTTTTGGTCAATCGCGTACTGTTCCCGTACTTCGGCGGTTTCGCCAGGCTGGTCAGCGCAGGTGTGGACTTCGTGCGCATCGACAAGGTCATGGAAAAATTCGGCTGGCCGATGGGGCCTGCCTACCTGATGGACGTTGTCGGTATCGACACCGGCCACCATGGCCGTGACGTGATGGCGGAAGGTTTCCCGGACCGCATGAAGGACGACCGCCGCTCGGCCATCGACGCCTTGTACGAAGGCAATCGTCTGGGCCAGAAGAACGGCAAGGGTTTCTACGCCTACGAGACGGACAAGAAGGGCAAGCCGAAAAAGGTCAACGACCCGGCGGTGCTGGAAGTGCTCAAGCCGATTGTCTACGAACAGCGCGAAGTGACTGACGAAGACATCGTCAACTGGATGATGATCCCGCTCTGCCTGGAAACGGTCCGCTGCCTGGAAGACGGCATCGTCGAGACGGCTGCCGAAGCCGACATGGGCCTGATCTACGGCATTGGCTTCCCTCCGTTCCGTGGCGGTGCGCTGCGCTATATCGATTCCATCGGTGTGGCTGAATTCGTAGCCCTGGCTGACCAATACGCCGAGCTGGGTGCCCTGTATCAACCGACCGCGAAGCTGCGCGAAATGGCCGCTAACGGCCAGAGCTTCTTCGGTCAAGCGTCTTCCGAGGTATGA
- the sulA gene encoding SOS-induced cell division inhibitor SulA, whose translation MQFHQAPHSQLPLFEAFMAQPIAPMLADAVETPWSNDPEVFSELSLRGAAGNCLNLLAPILRDLSEETDARWLTLIAPPSSLTQTWLRDAGLNRERILLLQPRGTQSVLELTREALRLGRSHTVVSWINPLGTAARQQLINAAKIGEAQSLNIRLG comes from the coding sequence ATGCAGTTCCACCAAGCACCGCATTCGCAATTGCCATTGTTCGAGGCGTTTATGGCTCAGCCTATCGCCCCGATGCTTGCAGACGCAGTCGAAACACCCTGGAGCAACGATCCAGAAGTTTTCAGTGAGCTGTCTTTGCGCGGTGCAGCCGGGAACTGCCTCAACCTTCTGGCACCCATTCTCAGAGACTTGAGTGAAGAGACAGACGCTCGCTGGCTGACCCTGATCGCCCCACCCTCAAGCCTGACACAAACCTGGCTGCGCGATGCGGGGCTGAACCGGGAGCGAATCCTGCTGCTCCAGCCGCGCGGCACACAGAGCGTGCTGGAGCTGACTCGCGAGGCGCTCAGACTAGGCAGGAGTCATACGGTGGTGAGCTGGATCAACCCGCTTGGCACAGCAGCGCGTCAGCAATTGATCAATGCAGCTAAAATCGGTGAAGCTCAAAGCCTGAACATCCGACTGGGCTGA
- the fadA gene encoding acetyl-CoA C-acyltransferase FadA yields the protein MSLNPRDVVIVDFGRTPMGRSKGGMHRNTRAEDMSAHLISKLLERNDKVDPAEVEDVIWGCVNQTLEQGWNIARMASLLTQIPHTSAAQTVSRLCGSSMSALHTAAQAIMTNNGDVFVIGGVEHMGHVSMMHGVDPNPHMSLYAAKASGMMGLTAEMLGKMHGITREQQDAFGLRSHQLAHKATLEGKFKDEIIPMQGYDENGFLKVFDYDETIRPDTTLESLAALKPAFNPKGGTVTAGTSSQITDGASCMIVMSAQRAQDLGIQPMAVIRSMAVAGVDPAIMGYGPVPATQKALKRAGLSIADIDFFELNEAFAAQALPVLKDLKVLDKMNEKVNLHGGAIALGHPFGCSGARISGTLLNVMKQNGGTFGVSTMCIGLGQGIATVFERV from the coding sequence ATGAGCCTTAATCCAAGAGACGTCGTGATTGTCGACTTCGGTCGCACACCGATGGGCCGCTCCAAGGGCGGCATGCACCGCAACACCCGCGCCGAAGACATGTCCGCGCACCTGATCAGCAAGCTGCTGGAGCGCAATGACAAGGTCGACCCGGCAGAAGTCGAAGACGTGATCTGGGGCTGCGTCAACCAGACCCTGGAGCAGGGCTGGAACATCGCGCGCATGGCGTCGCTGCTGACCCAGATCCCGCACACCTCGGCTGCGCAGACCGTCAGTCGCCTGTGTGGTTCGTCCATGAGCGCGCTGCACACGGCGGCGCAGGCCATCATGACCAATAACGGCGACGTGTTCGTGATTGGCGGCGTGGAGCACATGGGCCACGTCAGTATGATGCATGGCGTAGACCCCAATCCGCACATGTCCCTGTATGCCGCCAAGGCTTCCGGGATGATGGGCCTGACTGCCGAAATGCTGGGCAAGATGCACGGCATCACCCGCGAGCAGCAGGATGCTTTCGGCCTGCGCTCCCACCAGCTTGCCCACAAGGCGACGCTGGAAGGCAAGTTCAAGGACGAGATCATCCCGATGCAGGGCTACGACGAAAATGGCTTCCTCAAGGTCTTCGACTACGACGAAACCATCCGTCCGGATACCACGCTGGAAAGTCTTGCTGCGCTCAAACCGGCGTTCAATCCAAAAGGCGGGACCGTCACGGCGGGGACTTCCTCACAGATCACCGACGGCGCATCGTGCATGATTGTCATGTCTGCGCAGCGTGCCCAGGACCTCGGGATCCAGCCGATGGCAGTGATTCGTTCGATGGCAGTAGCGGGCGTCGACCCCGCAATTATGGGCTATGGCCCGGTTCCGGCAACGCAGAAAGCACTCAAGCGCGCCGGTCTGAGCATCGCCGATATCGACTTCTTCGAGCTCAATGAGGCCTTCGCTGCACAGGCCTTGCCGGTGCTCAAAGATCTGAAAGTACTCGACAAGATGAATGAGAAGGTTAACCTGCACGGCGGCGCCATCGCTCTGGGCCATCCATTTGGATGTTCCGGTGCGCGCATCTCCGGCACCTTGCTCAATGTCATGAAGCAGAATGGCGGCACCTTCGGTGTGTCCACCATGTGTATTGGTCTGGGTCAGGGCATCGCGACCGTTTTCGAACGCGTCTGA
- the lexA gene encoding transcriptional repressor LexA yields the protein MIKLTPRQAEILGFIKRCLEDNGFPPTRAEIAQELGFKSPNAAEEHLKALARKGAIEMTPGASRGIRIPGFEARADESSLPVIGRVAAGAPILAQQHIEESCNINPAFFHPSANYLLRVHGMSMKDVGILDGDLLAVHTTREARNGQIVVARIGDEVTVKRFKREGSKVWLLAENPDFAPIEVDLKDQELVIEGLSVGVIRR from the coding sequence ATGATCAAACTGACGCCACGCCAGGCTGAAATCCTGGGTTTCATCAAACGCTGCCTCGAAGACAATGGCTTCCCGCCGACACGTGCGGAAATTGCTCAGGAACTGGGATTCAAATCACCCAACGCAGCGGAAGAACACCTCAAGGCACTGGCTCGCAAGGGCGCCATCGAAATGACCCCCGGCGCCTCACGCGGTATCCGCATCCCCGGCTTCGAAGCCCGTGCCGACGAAAGCAGCCTGCCGGTCATCGGTCGTGTCGCTGCGGGTGCCCCGATTCTGGCTCAGCAGCACATAGAAGAGTCCTGCAACATCAATCCTGCCTTTTTTCACCCGAGCGCCAACTACCTGCTGCGCGTTCACGGCATGAGCATGAAGGACGTCGGCATCCTTGATGGCGACCTGCTGGCCGTGCACACCACCCGTGAGGCCCGCAATGGCCAGATCGTGGTGGCCCGGATTGGTGACGAAGTAACCGTCAAGCGCTTCAAACGTGAAGGCAGCAAGGTCTGGCTGCTGGCTGAAAACCCTGATTTCGCACCCATCGAGGTGGATCTCAAGGATCAGGAACTGGTTATCGAAGGTTTGAGCGTCGGCGTCATTCGCCGCTAA